CCTGTGTGGTTGATACTTTACTTACCTCTCATTCAGTGCCTTGAGCGACTCATCACACAGCATGCTGCCTGGGAGAGCGGCTGATGTCCGGCAGTGCGTCCTCCTGACGAGCCGCTGGCTGCCTGCAGCTCTggcgctgctcctcctcctctcctccagcctcagctGCGCTCACAGCACCACGGTGGAGCACGACTTCCACATTGTTCACAATGTCGACAACAGAAGTAAGGCTCggttttttacttttttggtgtcattatttgcCATTATTATTGTGTGAACTGCAGAATTTTGTTGAAGTAGTTTCAGGAGATTTGGGTCAgattcatgtctgtttttgactCTCGATGGTGAGTTCAGTAACTTGCTCCTATTTTCTGTTATTCTTATTCCCATTGGGATTTATTGTGagatactactactactatgtAAAATGCTCTGATCCTTTACTTCTGTTCACAATTAGATATTATAGTGTCACTTTGCATTCAAAGTGGTGGGGACGTAAAAGCTCTGaaggaaaagacattttctttaacagTCTCTGCTAATCTCATCTATTAGAAATTAAAGAATAACTGTGGTATTTAAAGCGAGCTTTTGGTCCTCAGAtacatatttgtcatatttcacaCCAGAATTTGCAGCTTTTGGTTTCAACTGCAGCTACTGATGGAGAGCAAAGCATTTGCTCTCATTTGTTACTTGACATTTCTTGTCGCAagcagtttttttatttctaaatttttttttttaaaagaaattacGCTTTTAAGAAACCTGTTAAACTTTACAATACTAGTGTAAGACACAAGTAAGGCGTTTTATCTGTACTTGGTGTGTCATGATGACTGACTTCAAactaaacatgaaaaatgtaactcTACATTTATAGAAGTCAGTGTGACTTCAGCACATCTCATGTAAATGATTGAGTGgaagattaaaggtgcactatgtagttttggggaatcattttatcagaagagaaacatttgcacattttcacgACTGAtttcatgtatgtatgtatgtatgtatgtgttttgatacattttccaaaactacataatgcacctttaaatatattGAAAATCAAGAAATATTTTCTCCCCATAAAGCTCCTGAATCCAACAGGTCAAACTAGAGAATCAATGAGGTTCATGTTGGCAACAGTGTGAAGAAAAGAGactttacagacacacacacacacacacacacacacgctgagaACTGAAACTTGAGAGGTTTAGGTTGGAGTGATTGTCTTTCGAGTTTCctgaaaaaactcaaaatcagaACAGTGTTTCTTTTACCACTAAAGCATCATACAACTATGGCTATCTGGCATTATGTTGGTCCTTTGAACATAGTACTCACTGTCACTGCCACTAATGTACTCGCGTGCTGTCCAGGTCCAGAGATAGACCCGTTCTGGTACGTGGGTCGTGGGGTGAGACCCATAGGGCGCTTTGGGAAGAGGCACAGCAGCGTGGAGTCTCTGGGCAGCGAGGGAATGCAGCCTATGGTCAGGACGTTGGCGCTGCTGCTCAACAGCATCAGAAACAAGGAGAATCTTGGGAACATGGATGCAGAGGACAGGGATTGGTTACCGTGATGGCACACATCCTCCCCCCCTCATCcacaaatgtcttcatttttttttatcttgactGAGGTTACATACCCTTTTACTCTTtactgtatttctgtctgttaaGAGGCCTTGGCTGACCCATGAAA
This is a stretch of genomic DNA from Acanthopagrus latus isolate v.2019 chromosome 19, fAcaLat1.1, whole genome shotgun sequence. It encodes these proteins:
- the prlh2 gene encoding prolactin releasing hormone 2, with product MLPGRAADVRQCVLLTSRWLPAALALLLLLSSSLSCAHSTTVEHDFHIVHNVDNRSPEIDPFWYVGRGVRPIGRFGKRHSSVESLGSEGMQPMVRTLALLLNSIRNKENLGNMDAEDRDWLP